CGGCGGTTACGCCCCGGGCACGATCGTGGTCTCGACCGCCGAGCGCCGCCTCTACCTGGTGCTGGGCGACGGCATGGCGCTGCGCTACGGCGTCGGCGTCGGCCGCCCAGGCTTCACCTGGTCGGGCACCAAGACGATCACCGCCAAGCGCGAATGGCCGTCCTGGACGCCCCCGAAGGAGATGCTGGCCCGCCGCCCCGACCTGCCGCGCTACATGGCCGGCGGCATCGACAACCCGCTCGGCGCCCGCGCGATGTATATCGGCGGCACCCTCTACCGCATCCACGGCTCGAACGAGCCGGACACGATCGGCCAGGCGGTGTCCTCGGGCTGCATCCGCATGACCAACGACGACGTCACCGACCTGTACTCGCGGGTCAAGGTCGGCGCCAAGGTGGTGGTGCTGAACTGAGAGCCGGCCGTCAGCCGCCGCGCGACGCGATGAAAGGGCCGCCCTCGGGCGGTCCTCTTCGTGTTACGGCGCCACCCGGCCCGGCGCCGGCGGCTGCGGCGCGCTGAAGCTCGCGAGCGGCACGTCGCAGAAGCAGCGGGCGCCGAGCGGGCGCGGGCCCGGCAGCGGGCACGAATACGGCTGCGGGCCGGTGAAGCCGCGCTGCACCGCGTCGCAATTGTAGCCGACCGCGCGCCGCGGGGCCGGGCGCTCGTAGCGGTCGTAGCCGTAGCCGGGAGGCGTGTCCTCCCGGTAGTACTGGGCTTGCGCCGAACCGGTCAGGACCGCGACCAACAGGACGGCCGACGACAGGCCGGCGCGAACGAACCCTCGCATCATTGCGTTCCTCTCTGGCGGGGAGCTACCCTGCGGGACGCCGCGCGGGCCCCGGGGGGCCGCATCGGTAGCCGAACCGCCCCGCCCCGGCAAATCGCGGCCGGTGCGCCGTTCGCGAAAGTCGTCATCGCGTCGTCGTCATCGAGCTTCGTTATCCAGTCTCCGTCCTCGAGCCCGGGAGATCCGCCGTGACCACCTCGGCCCAATGGCAGCGCACCCTCGACGCGGTCGTCGAACTGGCGGAGGACATCGCCCGCATCTCGCCCGACTGCGCCGACCGGGCGGTGCAGATCGTCCGGCTGATCCGGGCCGTCGATCCGCCGGCCCGCGCCGTGGGCGACCTCGACGCCGACGATTGCCTGGACGAGCTCGACGTCGGTCCGCTGCGCCGCAGCAAGACGCCGGACGCGGTCTGACGAGAAAGGCCGCGCCCCCTCGCGGGAGCGCGGCCTCGACCGTGCCGGCCGGCGGCCCGGCGAACCGGGCCGTGCGCGTCCTTAGGACGCCGCGTCCTTGGCGGCGTTGGTCGCGTTGCTGGCGGTGTTGCGGGCCGCCTCGGCGCCCTGCTGCATGGCGTTGCGGGCCTGCTCGGCGCCCTGCTGCATCGCCTGCTTGGCGTTCTCGGCGCCCTGCTGCATCGCGCTCTGGGCGAGGCCGCCGAACTCGCGGGCCTGGGTCTGCATCGCGGCGAACTGGCTGCGCACGAACTCGGCCTGGTGCTGCATCGCCTCCTGCACGTCCTTCGAGCGGACGAGCTTCTGGGCGAGGTCGAACGCGGCGTTCACGTTCTGCTCGGCGTAGGAGATGCCGCGGGTCGAGACGTCCTGGGCGTTGTTGCGGGCGAGCTCGGCCGAGCCCTGCAGCGTGTCGGCGGTCTTGCGCGCCGCGCCGATGAAGGAGTCGAACGCCTTGCGGGCCTGCTCGACGCTCTTCTCCGCGAAGTCCCGCATCTCGGTCGGGATCTCGTAGTTCGGGGTCTGGGTCATGTTCGTCTCCTCGTGTTTTTCGGCGGCACGTTGTCGGCCCGGCACGCATTGTGCACCGCACAATAGCACGCCCGTGCCGAAATGCCACCTTTCCGTGGGTCGTTAAGGTTGACGGCGAGATAACGCTGCGACTGCGCATTTCGTGCCGGTGCGGGATAGGGTCAGTTGGTTTAAAGCAGGGCGTGTGATCCGGTTCTCGTTCGGGGCCGGCGCGGCGCGCAAGGCGTGCTCAAGGAGAGGCAGTGGGTCGGGACGTGCTCTTCGAGACGACGATCGAGGCCCTGCGGGCCGTTCCGGCCTTCGCGCAGCGGATCGACGGTCCCGACCGGGCCTTCCTGCTGCTCGACCGGGGCGCGACGCAGCTGCTCCACGCCTCCCCGGCCGCCGCCACCCTGCGCGAATCGATCGCCGACGCGGCCGGGCGGATCGATCCGGCCCTCGCCCTGCCGGCGCAGCTGCGGGGGTCCCTGGCCCTGCCCCCCGGCACGGCGCAGCCGCGGCTGGAGCGCCTGCGCCTCGCCGGCCGCCTCGCGCCGCCCCTGCTCTGCGCCTGCCTGCCCGCGACCCTGCCGGACGGCGGTCCGGGACTGGCCGTCGCGATCCTCGATCCGCTGCCCGCCCGCCGGCCGCGCCGCGCCGCGCCCGCGCCGACCCCCGAGCCCGAACCCGCCCCGGCGGAGCCGGCCGCCGTCCCGGCCGCGGCCCCCGCCCCGCCGGCACCCGGCCTGCGCTTCCTGTGGCGCAGCGACGCGCGCGGCTGCCTCGTCGAGGCGACGGCCGGTCTGCCCGAGACCGTCGGCGCCTCGCCGGTCGGCCGGGCCTGGGACGACCTCCTGGCCGGCCCCGTCGAGGCCGAGCCCGGCCTCGCCGAGGCCCTGGCGGAGCGCCGCACCTTCCGGGCCGTGCCGGTGCGCTGGCGCCGCGCCGGCACCCGCGAGGCGGTGGCGGTCGATCTCTCGGGCGCGCCGCGCCTCGGCGCTGGCCGCGCCTTCGCGGGCTTCAGCGGCTTCGGGGTGATCCATCCGGACCGGGTCGTCCCGGCGGCGGACCGGCCGGAATCCGCCGAGCCGAAGCCGCCCCGCCCGACCCTGCGCGAGCGCGCCGCCGCGGTGATCGCCGTCGGGCGCCCCGCCCCGGCGGAGGACCCCGCCGAGCCGGCCCTCCGGCCGGAATCCGGGAGCGCCCCCTCCTCGCCCCTCGCCCCGTCCGCGCCGGGCCGGGACGGCGACCCGCGCGACCTCGCCTCGCTCGCCGGAGCCACCATGGCGGAATTCGCCGGCCTGATGGCGGCGCCCTTCGCGCATCTCGGGATGAGCTGGGGTTTCGGCACCAGGCCGCCGGATTCCCACGCTCCGGCGGCCGGGGCGACGACCCCGGCCGCGCCCGACGCGGCGCACGCGCAGGAGGCTGCCGGGCGCGAGACTCCCCAAGAGTCTTTCCAAGAGTCTCCCCGAGAGTCTTTCCAAGAGTCTCCCCGAGAGTCTTTCCAAGAGTCTCCCCGAGAGGCTCCCCAGGAGGCTTCCCGAGAGGTTCTCGAAGACGCTCTCGTGGCGGCGCCCTCCGGGGAGCCGCAGGCGCCGGCCGCCACCGAGTCCCCCGACGAGAGCCCGCGCAACGCCTCGCTCTCCCTCAACGAGCACGCCGCGTTCCGGGAGATCGCCCGCGCCCTCGGCGCCCGCTTCGCCGGCGACCCGGACGGCGCCGAGGCCGCCGCGCCGCCGGCACCCGCCGCGCTCCATCGCGGCGCCGTGACCCCGTTCCGGGGCGCGCAGGCCCTCGCCCGCCTGCCCGAGCGCGGTGCCGAGGCGGCGCTCGCCCGCCTCGTCGAGCGACTGCCGGTCGGGCTCCTGGTCCATCGCGGCGACGAGGTGCTGCTCGCCAACCGCCATCTCCTGGGGCTCGCGGGCTACGACACGATCGAGGCCCTGGCGGCGGCCGGCGGCCCGGCGGTGATCTTCCGCGGCCGCGACCCCTCGGCGCAGGCCGGCCCCGGCGAGGGCGCCCCGATCGCGCTCGCGACCCGGGCCGGCGGCTCGGTGCCGGTCGGCGTCACCGTCGGGGTCGTCGAGTGGGACGGCGCGCCGGCGAGCGTGCTGACGATCCGCCGCCTGCCCGACGCCGACCCGGCCCAGTCCCTGGCGGCGGCCGAGGCCCATCTCGCCCACCGCGACGCGCACCTGCGCGAGACCACCGCCATCCTCGACGCGGTCACCGACGGGGTCGTGGTGCTCGACGACGAGGGCCGCGTCGTCGGGATGAACCGCGGCGCGCAAACCTTGCTCGGGGCCGATCCGCGCGAGGTCGCGGGCGAGGCCCTGACCGGCCTGCTGGCGCCGGAGAGCCGGCCCGTGGCCCAGGCCGCCCTGCTGCGGGCGAGCACCGGCGCCACCGCGACCACCGGCGAGGAGGTGCTGGCGCGGGGCCCGGACGGGCCGGTGCCGCTCGTCCTCACCCTGGCGCCGGTGGCGAGCGGGTCGCAGCGCCGGGTCGCCGCGGTCCTGCGCGACGTCTCGGCCACCCGGCGCACCGAGGCCGAGCTGGTGCGCGCCCGCCGCGAGGCCGAGCGGGCGAGCGCCCAGAAATCCGATTTCCTCGCCACGATCAGCCACGAGGTCCGCACGCCGCTCAACGCCATCATCGGCTTCGCCGAGGTGATGCTCGAGGAGCAGTTCGGCCCCGTCGGCAGCGAGCGCTACCGCGACTACCTGCGCGACATCCGCGCCTCCGGCGAGCACGTGGTCAGCCTGGTCAACGACCTCCTCGACCTCGCCAAGATCGAGGCCGGCCACCTCGACCTCGCCTTCGCGGGCGTCTCCCTCAACGACCTCGTCGCAGCGTCGGTCGCCCTGATGCAGCCGCAGGCGGCGCGCCAGCGGGTGGTGATGCGCACGAGCTTCGCCCCCGGCCTGCCGGCGGTGCTGGCCGACCAGCGCTCCCTGCGCCAGGCCGCCCTCAACGTGATCTCGAACGCGATCAAGTTCACCGACGCGGGCGGGCAGGTGATCGTCTCGACGGCGACGACCGACCGGGGCGGCGTGGCCCTGCGGGTGCGCGACACCGGCATCGGCATGAGCCCGGAGGAAGTCGAGACGGCGCTCCAGCCGTTCCGCCAGATCGCCACCGCGCAGCGCCGCGGCGGCGGCACGGGCCTGGGCCTGCCGCTGACCAAGGCGCTCGTCGAGGCCAACCGCGCCTCGCTCCGGATCACCAGCCGCAAGGGCGAAGG
The sequence above is drawn from the Methylobacterium terrae genome and encodes:
- a CDS encoding phasin; translated protein: MTQTPNYEIPTEMRDFAEKSVEQARKAFDSFIGAARKTADTLQGSAELARNNAQDVSTRGISYAEQNVNAAFDLAQKLVRSKDVQEAMQHQAEFVRSQFAAMQTQAREFGGLAQSAMQQGAENAKQAMQQGAEQARNAMQQGAEAARNTASNATNAAKDAAS
- a CDS encoding PAS domain-containing protein, which translates into the protein MGRDVLFETTIEALRAVPAFAQRIDGPDRAFLLLDRGATQLLHASPAAATLRESIADAAGRIDPALALPAQLRGSLALPPGTAQPRLERLRLAGRLAPPLLCACLPATLPDGGPGLAVAILDPLPARRPRRAAPAPTPEPEPAPAEPAAVPAAAPAPPAPGLRFLWRSDARGCLVEATAGLPETVGASPVGRAWDDLLAGPVEAEPGLAEALAERRTFRAVPVRWRRAGTREAVAVDLSGAPRLGAGRAFAGFSGFGVIHPDRVVPAADRPESAEPKPPRPTLRERAAAVIAVGRPAPAEDPAEPALRPESGSAPSSPLAPSAPGRDGDPRDLASLAGATMAEFAGLMAAPFAHLGMSWGFGTRPPDSHAPAAGATTPAAPDAAHAQEAAGRETPQESFQESPRESFQESPRESFQESPREAPQEASREVLEDALVAAPSGEPQAPAATESPDESPRNASLSLNEHAAFREIARALGARFAGDPDGAEAAAPPAPAALHRGAVTPFRGAQALARLPERGAEAALARLVERLPVGLLVHRGDEVLLANRHLLGLAGYDTIEALAAAGGPAVIFRGRDPSAQAGPGEGAPIALATRAGGSVPVGVTVGVVEWDGAPASVLTIRRLPDADPAQSLAAAEAHLAHRDAHLRETTAILDAVTDGVVVLDDEGRVVGMNRGAQTLLGADPREVAGEALTGLLAPESRPVAQAALLRASTGATATTGEEVLARGPDGPVPLVLTLAPVASGSQRRVAAVLRDVSATRRTEAELVRARREAERASAQKSDFLATISHEVRTPLNAIIGFAEVMLEEQFGPVGSERYRDYLRDIRASGEHVVSLVNDLLDLAKIEAGHLDLAFAGVSLNDLVAASVALMQPQAARQRVVMRTSFAPGLPAVLADQRSLRQAALNVISNAIKFTDAGGQVIVSTATTDRGGVALRVRDTGIGMSPEEVETALQPFRQIATAQRRGGGTGLGLPLTKALVEANRASLRITSRKGEGTLVEVLFPGGRVLES
- a CDS encoding L,D-transpeptidase; translated protein: MKIFATALAGALSVCVLASAPAKAAPYDPFDANPGEDYYAGQPYDAPSYRTQGYYGQGQGQSAGSTEQAQVAPIPRELVPFNGGYAPGTIVVSTAERRLYLVLGDGMALRYGVGVGRPGFTWSGTKTITAKREWPSWTPPKEMLARRPDLPRYMAGGIDNPLGARAMYIGGTLYRIHGSNEPDTIGQAVSSGCIRMTNDDVTDLYSRVKVGAKVVVLN